In Liquorilactobacillus nagelii DSM 13675, the following proteins share a genomic window:
- a CDS encoding YbbR-like domain-containing protein, translated as MKLNHFFDNKWFYRLLSLVFAVLLFSYVNSLGLNSSSSNNNSDSMLSERSTTLKMPLSLNINSDKYFVTGYPEKVNIKISGASSMVTATTNTRNFSVYADLSKLKPGTHRVKLQEAGLSRNLSYKISPATVKVKISLRKTASFPVQVVYNTNQLANGYQVGDSSTSPQIVSVTGAKSDINKIDRVEASLAIPQGTDETLVRQVMLQAVDNSGKILNVVISPETVRVRLPIYSSTSTKKVPLNFVASGGSSEQNYNFSSKTKEVTLEGTKKALDKLSQLTVSVPVTGISSETTKTIKVTAPTNGVSSVNPNQVTVTITPSSVSNGKATSNADSSSSTETQSDSATAGSDTSSSLTTSTSTSNSNSSSDRSVTSETSSKED; from the coding sequence ATGAAATTAAATCATTTTTTTGATAATAAATGGTTTTATCGCTTGTTGTCTTTGGTTTTTGCAGTTTTATTATTTAGTTATGTTAATTCGTTAGGACTTAACAGCAGCTCGTCAAATAACAATAGTGATTCCATGCTGTCTGAGCGTTCAACGACATTGAAAATGCCTTTAAGTCTAAACATCAATAGTGATAAATATTTTGTTACCGGATATCCAGAAAAGGTCAACATAAAAATCAGTGGAGCAAGTTCAATGGTTACGGCAACTACTAATACGCGTAATTTTAGTGTATATGCAGACTTGAGCAAATTAAAACCAGGGACACATCGGGTAAAATTGCAAGAAGCTGGGCTAAGTCGTAATTTAAGCTACAAAATTTCACCAGCCACTGTCAAAGTTAAAATCAGTCTAAGAAAAACAGCGAGTTTCCCGGTTCAAGTTGTTTATAATACTAATCAATTAGCTAATGGCTATCAAGTAGGTGATAGCTCGACTAGCCCACAAATAGTTTCCGTTACGGGTGCTAAAAGTGATATTAATAAAATCGATCGAGTAGAGGCCTCACTAGCCATTCCGCAAGGCACTGATGAAACTTTAGTTCGTCAAGTCATGTTGCAAGCTGTTGATAATAGCGGTAAAATTCTAAACGTGGTAATTAGTCCAGAAACTGTAAGGGTGAGGTTGCCGATTTATAGTTCCACCTCAACTAAAAAAGTTCCTCTGAATTTTGTAGCAAGCGGTGGTTCAAGTGAACAAAACTATAACTTTAGCAGTAAAACCAAGGAAGTTACGCTCGAAGGAACTAAAAAAGCGCTCGATAAACTATCACAGTTAACTGTCTCGGTACCTGTGACTGGAATATCGAGTGAAACGACTAAAACAATTAAAGTTACGGCGCCAACTAATGGTGTTTCAAGTGTTAATCCTAATCAAGTTACCGTCACAATTACACCAAGTTCGGTCTCTAATGGAAAAGCAACTTCAAATGCTGATTCGTCCTCTTCGACAGAGACTCAAAGCGATTCAGCAACAGCTGGCTCTGATACTTCAAGCTCCTTAACAACGAGTACATCAACAAGTAATTCGAATAGCAGTAGTGACCGATCAGTGAC